In Gambusia affinis linkage group LG06, SWU_Gaff_1.0, whole genome shotgun sequence, one DNA window encodes the following:
- the zbtb44 gene encoding zinc finger and BTB domain-containing protein 44 isoform X2, with product MGVKTFTHSSTSHSQEMLDKLNALRNEGHLCDVTIRVQDKLFLAHKVVLACCSEFFRSKLVGRPEDEEKFVLDLHHVTISGFAPLLEYAYTSTLSISTENIIDVLAAASYMQMFAVASTCSEFMKSSILWSPTNNNSSSNMAVDKAHEAPESASSHCALTPLDGSVSPVSSDCSVMERNVPICRESRRKRKNFVTMASPESPLKCTAQMVTTSPQIPNPSSSFSDGPAQAVESSLAFPWTFPFGIDRRFHSDKSKRPESPRCLEAGAPGTSEGVVARRLSDFLTCESSKVVSSPVATEEEDVRVKVERLSDEEVQEASSQPVSASQSSMSDQQTVPGSEQVQEELLISPQSSSIGSMDEGVSESLPSMQSTSNAGGHAEDDERLEGIQYPYHLYISPSARPGTNGPDRPFQCPTCGVRFTRIQNLKQHMLIHSGIKPFQCDRCGKKFTRAYSLKMHRLKHEVISSCPTT from the exons ATGGGGGTGAAAACCTTCACCCACAGCTCTACCTCCCACAGCCAGGAGATGCTTGACAAGCTGAATGCTTTGCGCAATGAGGGTCACCTCTGTGATGTCACCATCCGGGTCCAGGACAAGCTCTTCCTAGCACACAAGGTGGTCTTGGCATGCTGCAGTGAATTCTTTCGATCCAAGCTTGTGGGCCGGCCAGAAGACGAGGAAAAGTTTGTGTTGGACCTCCATCACGTGACAATTAGTGGCTTCGCTCCGCTTCTGGAATATGCCTACACCTCCACTCTTTCCATCAGCACAGAGAACATCATAGACGTCCTAGCAGCAGCCAGCTACATGCAGATGTTTGCCGTGGCAAGCACATGTTCCGAGTTCATGAAGTCCAGCATCCTGTGGAGCccaacaaacaacaacagcagcagcaacatggcGGTGGATAAGGCGCACGAAGCACCTGAGAGCGCTTCGTCACACTGTGCCCTGACGCCACTGGATGGCAGTGTGTCCCCCGTGTCGTCCGACTGCAGCGTCATGGAGAGGAATGTTCCGATCTGCCGGGAATCCCGGAGAAAACGGAAAAATTTTGTCACAATGGCATCGCCGGAGAGCCCACTCAAATGCACTGCACAGATGGTCACCACCTCCCCTCAAATCCCCAACCCGTCATCCTCGTTTTCGGATGGCCCGGCCCAGGCGGTGGAGTCTTCCCTGGCCTTTCCCTGGACATTCCCCTTCGGCATCGACCGGAGGTTTCACTCGGACAAATCTAAGCGGCCGGAGAGCCCCCGCTGTTTGGAGGCAGGTGCCCCCGGGACCTCAGAGGGCGTGGTTGCCCGCCGGCTCAGCGACTTCCTGACATGCGAGAGCTCCAAGGTGGTGTCATCTCCGGTGGCtacagaggaggaggacgtGAGGGTGAAGGTAGAGCGACTCAGTGACGAGGAGGTTCAGGAGGCATCGTCCCAACCCGTCAGCGCCTCTCAGAGCTCCATGAGCGACCAGCAGACGGTGCCAGGGAGCGAGCAGGTCCAGGAAGAGCTTCTTATCAGTCCACAGTCCTCTTCTATAG gATCAATGGATGAAGGTGTGTCAGAAAGCCTGCCTTCCATGCAGAGCACCTCTAACGCTGGAGGACACGCAGAGGATGATGAGAG gcTGGAAGGTATTCAGTATCCATACCACCTCTATATAAGCCCATCGGCTCGACCTGGCACCAATGGCCCAGACCGGCCTTTTCAATGCCCAACCTGTGGAGTCAGATTCACACGCATTCAAAACCTGAAACAGCATATGCTCATACACTCCG GCATTAAACCTTTCCAGTGTGATCGCTGTGGGAAAAAGTTCACACGGGCCTACTCCCTAAAGATGCATCGGCTGAAGCACGAAG